The sequence below is a genomic window from Clostridium sp. BJN0001.
TTTCTTTATCATTTAAAAAAACGCTGACATGTATAACAGGCACATTAAATACAACTGTGTATAAATCTATAGATGAAATAATAAGATCAATTCCATTTAATTTTTCATCATTTATTTCATAATATCCAATAACATCAACAATATTTATGTGTTGTCCAAACTCTTTTTTAAGTCTTATACTAAGCATCTGTCCACTGCCATATCCTGTAGCACATATAACGAGTATATTAAGTTTTTTATTATCTTTATATCTTTCTATTGCAGCCATAAAGTGCAAACAAATATATGCCCATTCACTATCAGATACTTTGTAATCTTTTAAAATTGATAAATTTGAGAGATAATGTTTTGTAAGGAGCAAAATATCACCATAATTTTCTCTTATTTCATTAAGTAATGGATTCTCTAGCACTACCCCATTTTCAAGCCTCATATGAAGCGGGTAAAAATGCGTCATAAGACCATTAATAAGCTGATGATCATTTTTTATACAATATCCTATTTCATTTTCAATTTTCTCTAAAATTATTACTAATTCATCGTATATTTTCTTTTCATTATTAAATTCTTTAACATCATCTTGATTTTTAGAAGTACATTTTACTTTTAAATGAAGAGCTACATAATAAGCTTCTTCTTCTGGAAATTCAATATTGCTGCATAATTTTATACGCTTTAAAATATTTTTAGCTACTAAAAGCTGCTTATCATTTTTCATAACTATATCGCTTTTTGCTACTTTAAGATTAAATCCATCTCTTATACGTTTTATCGCTAATGCAATATGCAGTACAAGATTTTGTATTATGTAATCTGAAAGTTTAAGCTCTGCTTCACGACATTCATCTAAAACTATTATTGTTATTTCCTCAAAACTTATATCGCCTAAAAACAATGTATTTCCAACATATTTATTAATTGAAATGCTAAAACTGTTGCTGAAAAAGTAATCCATTATAAAATGTCTTTTATCTTTTTCATTTCCATCAATATAGACTCCCTTTTTTACTTTACTTACTACAGACAGGTTATAAGATTTCAAAAACTTTCTTATTTCTGAAAAATCATTCGATAATGTTGAACGTGATACATATAATTCATCACACAAATCATCAAATAGTGCATATTCATCTTGAAATAATAATTTATTCAAAATGTAATACTGTCTATCTTTTGAATCCTCCATTCTAATTTCATTTTTTTTCATTAGATTATTTTTATTCTTTTTTATAAAAGTGTTAAACTCAGATTCGTAAGTAATTTTAAAAACATATCCATGGCCTGGTCTTGCAGTAATTTCAGCACCATTTTCTATTAATATCTCTTGCAATCTTTTTATATAATTACGTATAGTACGATCTGATAAATTCAAATTTTCTGCTATATCTTTACTCGTCATAATCTCGCCCGTATTTTTAATAAAAACTTCCAAGATTGCTTTTTCTTTATTGCTTAACACCTAAACACCTCTCCTTAAAGAATCACTTTTTATTTTAAGTTTTCAAGAATGAGCTTTGCCATCTTTTGTACTCCCATTGGAATTGGAATATATGCTTGTGGCATAATATTTATAACAGGTTTATTTACTTTTTTACCAGCTTCAGCAAACTTTGCATAATACATTTTTGTTTGTGGACTTATTAGAAATAAATCAAAATCTCCTTCTTCTATATTTTTGGCGCCTTCTGTTGCTGAAACCGCATCTACTATGATTTCTTTTCCTTTACTTTTTAAAAATTCTGTTGTTTTCTTTGCCATTAATGATGATGACATTCCTGCTGCACAAATAATTAACACTTTTTTCATAATAATCACTCCATTTTTAATTTATATTTTTAATCCAATTTTTCTCCATTTGATGCAATAACCTTTTTATACCAGTCAAATGATTCTTTCTTAGATCTTTTTAATGTTCCATTTCCTTCATTATCTTTATCAACATAAATAAATCCATAACGCTTTTTCATTTCACCAGTTCCTGCTGATACTAAATCAATACAGCCCCAAGGTGTATATCCCATTAAATCAACACCATCTTCTGAAACTGCTTTTATCATTTCCTTTATATGAGCCTTTAAATATTCAATGCGATAATCATCATGTATCATTTTATCTTCAGAAATTTTATCTACAGCTCCAAATCCATTTTCAACTATAAATAATGGAAGATGATACATATCTGTAAACCAATTTAGAGCATATCTTAATCCTTCTGGATCAATCTGCCATCCCCATTCAGATGCTTTTACATACTTATTTTTAACTAAATCTCTTGTTTCATCATATTCAAATGATTCATTTCCTTCATTATATTTTGTAGCAAATGACATATAATAACTAAATCCTATATAATCAACACATCCAGCTTTTAAATCTCTTGCATCATCTTCTGTAAAATCTAATTTTATGCCTTTTCTTTCTAAATATTTCTTAATATGATTTGGATATTCACCATGTACATGTACATCTGCGAAATAATAACGCTTTTGCATTGCTTTTTGTGCCATTAATACATCTTTTGGAGCACATGTTGCTGGATAAATAGGGCACATTGCAATCATACATCCAATCTTAAAATCTGGATTTATTTCATGTCCAATTTTAACTGCACGTGCACTTGCTACAAGTTCATAATGAGCTGCCTGATACATTATTGCTTCACGATTTTCACCTGGTTTATAATAAATACCCGAATTAGTAAATGGTGCAAAATCTGTTTTATAGTTAGCCTGATTATTTATTTCATTAAAAGTCATCCAATATTTAACTTTGTTTTTATAACGTTTAAAACATGTTGTTGCAAATCTTTCAAAAAACTCAATAAGCTTACGATTACGAAAACCTCCATATTTTGTAACTAGATGAAATGGAAGTTCAAAATGTGATAATGTAATAACTGGTTCAATTCCATATTTTAAACATTCATCAAATAAATCATCATAAAATTTTAATCCTTCTTCATTTGGTTCTAATTCATCACCATTTGGAAATATTCTTGTCCAAGCTATTGATGTTCTAAAACATTTAAAACCCATTTCTGCAAAAAGAGCAATATCTTCTTTATAATGATGATAAAAATCAATAGCTTCATGGTTAGGATAATATTCTCCTTCTAAAACCCCATCAGTAATCTTACGATCTACTCCGTTTGCTCCAGCTGTCATTACATCAGCTACACTTATTCCTTTATTTCCTTCTTTATATGCACCTTCAAGTTGATGAGCAGCAACTGCTCCACCCCAAAGAAAATCATCTTTTAATTTTTCCATTATAATTTCCTCCTTTTTATTTTAGCTTTTAATATAACGTTTTCATCGAAGTTATATCGGCTTAGCTTGTACTATATTTGTTTGCCTCACCTTATGATTATATATTACATTTAATTTATGTAATTTTGAATAGTATCTTTTTCCGCAGTACAAAGGAAAAAAATTAAAAAAGTTCTAATTATTAAATATACATCAATAATTAGAACTTTTTATATTTTATTTAAAATAATTCTTTATATACTTTTTTTATTCTTTCTTTATCAAAAGGCACAAAATTATTTGCAAGTAGACGCTGTTGATTTTCAATTACAGAATCTGCAAATAGTAATATTTCCTCTTCTTTCATGCCATATTCATGTAAGGCTTTTTTAGGAATTAATACATTTAAGATCTTTTCTAATTCATCATATACATTTTGAACATCACATTTAATTATATCTGCAATATATTTATTTAATTTTTCAATCTCACCATCATTTTTAAGTTCCATGTAGTTTTTCATAACACCTGTAAATACTGCATAGTTTGCTTCTCCATGAGCTACATGATAATTTGCTCCTAATGGATAACTAAGTGCATGCACAGCAGCACATCCTGCATTTCCAAATGCTATTCCAGCATAATTTGAAGCGATTAAAAATTCTTTTAATAATGGAATTCTTGCGTTTTCTCCATCTTTGCAGATTTTTATATAGTTCTTTAAGATAATTTCAATTGCTTTATAACTGAATAATTTTGTATATTCATTTGCCTTCGGTGATAAGCTTGATTCTATTGCATGAATTAAAGCATCAATAGAACTTGTAGCAAAAAATTTAAAAGGAAGTCCTTTTAATAATTCAGGAATAAGCACTGCTGAATCTGCATACATTGCATCAGATACAAGCCCTTTTTTAGTTCCACGACTATTTAACGCCATAATAGTGATATTTGTCATTTCAGAACCAGTTCCACAGGTTGTTGGAACTAAAATTAACTCTTTATCTTTTTGTAGTGGAAGCTTTCCATCATATAAATCAAGAATAGGAGTTACATGTTTTAATGCAAATAATTTTGAAATATCTAAAACAGTTCCTCCTCCAATTGCTATAATACGTTTTACCTTTGTTTTAATCGCATTATAAATTGCCTCTGCCATATCATCTGATGGCTCTCCCATGCCATAATTTTCTTGATAAATAACTTCACATTCTAAATTTAAATTACCAAAACATGGTTCATAAATATACTTGTTTGTGATAATTAAATCTCCTGCGCCTATGTTAAATTCTTCTGCAAATTTTCTGCATGTATCATATTGTATAATTTTAGGTATAATTTGAAATTCACTCATTATGTTAGCCCCCTTATTAAATTAATTTATAATAATAATTATATCATGTCATATTTACTCATGATACCCATTAAGACTAAATATATTTCTTTATTTGACCTCATTTATCTTAAAATATAAATTACATATATAGTTCATACATTCTTCGTATAGTTTCTTTTATCTCCTCAACATACTCTTTAGGTTTAGTAACCTTCAAAAATTCCTTTTGTGAAAGAATCCATCTTTTCACGCCTTCACCATAAATCTCTGCTTTAACCTTATAGCCTCTTTCTGTCTTTCCTATAATAGTTGCTGTTGGTAATCTATCCAAAACCGCTTCAATAGAATCTCCAAAGAACTCAAATTCGATAGTTTTAAAATCACCTGTATACATAAACTGAACTTTTTTTCTATATTTATCCTCTTCAAATCTCCCATATGGA
It includes:
- a CDS encoding BglG family transcription antiterminator, with protein sequence MLSNKEKAILEVFIKNTGEIMTSKDIAENLNLSDRTIRNYIKRLQEILIENGAEITARPGHGYVFKITYESEFNTFIKKNKNNLMKKNEIRMEDSKDRQYYILNKLLFQDEYALFDDLCDELYVSRSTLSNDFSEIRKFLKSYNLSVVSKVKKGVYIDGNEKDKRHFIMDYFFSNSFSISINKYVGNTLFLGDISFEEITIIVLDECREAELKLSDYIIQNLVLHIALAIKRIRDGFNLKVAKSDIVMKNDKQLLVAKNILKRIKLCSNIEFPEEEAYYVALHLKVKCTSKNQDDVKEFNNEKKIYDELVIILEKIENEIGYCIKNDHQLINGLMTHFYPLHMRLENGVVLENPLLNEIRENYGDILLLTKHYLSNLSILKDYKVSDSEWAYICLHFMAAIERYKDNKKLNILVICATGYGSGQMLSIRLKKEFGQHINIVDVIGYYEINDEKLNGIDLIISSIDLYTVVFNVPVIHVSVFLNDKEIKEIKAFIENRISKNSKKDKSESLVISSEKKTLFEKFFKKDCFIILNKSELKEDIVKDLVNLLQRYEKPYYSEIMLRQIDQREQMSSLVFSSNIAVPHPAKSIGESARIAVAIIKDGVRWNDQFKKIKFVFLLSPSKIENAHLKYITRAIVSLTEKENVQEKLLKCEDFKDFEEIFTTLI
- a CDS encoding PTS cellobiose transporter subunit IIB, which gives rise to MKKVLIICAAGMSSSLMAKKTTEFLKSKGKEIIVDAVSATEGAKNIEEGDFDLFLISPQTKMYYAKFAEAGKKVNKPVINIMPQAYIPIPMGVQKMAKLILENLK
- a CDS encoding 6-phospho-beta-glucosidase, which produces MEKLKDDFLWGGAVAAHQLEGAYKEGNKGISVADVMTAGANGVDRKITDGVLEGEYYPNHEAIDFYHHYKEDIALFAEMGFKCFRTSIAWTRIFPNGDELEPNEEGLKFYDDLFDECLKYGIEPVITLSHFELPFHLVTKYGGFRNRKLIEFFERFATTCFKRYKNKVKYWMTFNEINNQANYKTDFAPFTNSGIYYKPGENREAIMYQAAHYELVASARAVKIGHEINPDFKIGCMIAMCPIYPATCAPKDVLMAQKAMQKRYYFADVHVHGEYPNHIKKYLERKGIKLDFTEDDARDLKAGCVDYIGFSYYMSFATKYNEGNESFEYDETRDLVKNKYVKASEWGWQIDPEGLRYALNWFTDMYHLPLFIVENGFGAVDKISEDKMIHDDYRIEYLKAHIKEMIKAVSEDGVDLMGYTPWGCIDLVSAGTGEMKKRYGFIYVDKDNEGNGTLKRSKKESFDWYKKVIASNGEKLD
- a CDS encoding 4-hydroxybutyrate dehydrogenase; its protein translation is MSEFQIIPKIIQYDTCRKFAEEFNIGAGDLIITNKYIYEPCFGNLNLECEVIYQENYGMGEPSDDMAEAIYNAIKTKVKRIIAIGGGTVLDISKLFALKHVTPILDLYDGKLPLQKDKELILVPTTCGTGSEMTNITIMALNSRGTKKGLVSDAMYADSAVLIPELLKGLPFKFFATSSIDALIHAIESSLSPKANEYTKLFSYKAIEIILKNYIKICKDGENARIPLLKEFLIASNYAGIAFGNAGCAAVHALSYPLGANYHVAHGEANYAVFTGVMKNYMELKNDGEIEKLNKYIADIIKCDVQNVYDELEKILNVLIPKKALHEYGMKEEEILLFADSVIENQQRLLANNFVPFDKERIKKVYKELF
- a CDS encoding WYL domain-containing protein, translating into MLFYNIVNPIAIVFNEYYFYLVSQIEKGSSKIEIAFRVDRIENYKETNKNSTYPYGRFEEDKYRKKVQFMYTGDFKTIEFEFFGDSIEAVLDRLPTATIIGKTERGYKVKAEIYGEGVKRWILSQKEFLKVTKPKEYVEEIKETIRRMYELYM